From Homalodisca vitripennis isolate AUS2020 chromosome 1, UT_GWSS_2.1, whole genome shotgun sequence, the proteins below share one genomic window:
- the LOC124353222 gene encoding uncharacterized protein LOC124353222 isoform X1 — protein sequence MNSLLYRLDVSHRLIRSNKSTKMEESWMTSSFLAQVLQSVEETQEEVEVIKVQSSSVVPSGANYCSLLSRVHVNYKLGQENVVKSTSLIVKTPLVSGEMKNFLERAGVYRTECVVYNEILPKMYELKDLKCTAKSFHCPLEKSLVLEDLKLSGFVMADRLKQLDFQHCQLVLERMAMFHALSVGVHHRYPDLLPNTGVHLLYNDTLPELYKKQLRGMSQTNLTSLIEELEGIDGCKKYADAIRDIAPSHYNKALEFLVPGDKGLNVYNFGDVWINNMMFKYNDDGEVVEVKFIDFQNALFGTYAVDLNYFWWSSANESVRENHREELFEVYRRTLNRTLDEIGCSEHLTKEDFDRQMKSSGPYVVYVLYGILPVVMAQPNDHVEFSNLSSDQFVDAPNRKNLRSLYYRKNILKVLQQLDKCGVLKSNT from the coding sequence CAATAAATCAACCAAGATGGAGGAGTCCTGGATGACCAGTTCGTTCCTCGCCCAGGTCTTGCAGTCCGTGGAGGAAACCCAAGAGGAAGTGGAAGTGATCAAGGTCCAGTCGTCTTCTGTAGTTCCTTCCGGTGCAAACTACTGTAGTCTGCTGTCCAGAGTCCATGTCAACTACAAATTGGGTCAAGAAAATGTAGTTAAGTCCACATCATTGATCGTGAAAACCCCTCTTGTATCTGGAGAAATGAAGAACTTCCTCGAGAGAGCTGGAGTGTACCGAACGGAATGTGTGGTTTACAACGAGATATTACCAAAAATGTACGAACTTAAAGACTTGAAGTGCACAGCGAAATCCTTCCACTGTCCTCTTGAAAAATCACTAGTGTTGGAGGACCTGAAACTCAGTGGCTTTGTCATGGCGGATCGACTGAAGCAACTAGACTTCCAACACTGCCAGCTTGTGCTGGAGCGGATGGCTATGTTTCACGCTCTATCGGTAGGGGTTCACCACAGATACCCGGATTTACTGCCGAACACCGGTGTCCATCTATTATACAACGACACCTTGCCGGAACTGTACAAGAAGCAGCTGAGAGGTATGAGCCAGACAAATTTGACATCGCTGATCGAAGAATTAGAGGGAATCGATGGCTGCAAAAAGTACGCTGATGCAATTCGTGATATCGCTCCCTCACACTATAATAAGGCGTTGGAGTTCTTGGTACCAGGTGATAAAGGCCTAAACGTTTACAACTTCGGTGATGTCTGGATCAACAACATGATGTTCAAGTACAACGACGACGGTGAGGTAGTCGAAGTCAAGTTCATCGACTTCCAAAACGCTCTGTTCGGCACGTACGCCGTCGACCTGAACTACTTCTGGTGGTCGAGTGCTAACGAGAGTGTGCGGGAAAATCACAGAGAGGAACTGTTCGAGGTTTACCGTCGGACTCTGAACAGGACCCTCGATGAGATCGGATGTTCTGAGCATCTAACAAAGGAAGACTTTGATCGACAGATGAAATCGTCTGGACCTTACGTAGTTTACGTCCTGTACGGTATCCTTCCAGTCGTAATGGCCCAACCCAATGACCACGTAGAATTCAGTAATCTCAGTTCGGATCAGTTTGTGGACGCCCCCAACAGGAAGAACCTACGGAGTCTTTATTACAGGAAAAATATACTGAAAGTATTGCAACAGCTTGATAAGTGTGGAGTGCTAAAGTCAAACACATGA
- the LOC124353222 gene encoding uncharacterized protein LOC124353222 isoform X2 has translation MLLDLLSSNKSTKMEESWMTSSFLAQVLQSVEETQEEVEVIKVQSSSVVPSGANYCSLLSRVHVNYKLGQENVVKSTSLIVKTPLVSGEMKNFLERAGVYRTECVVYNEILPKMYELKDLKCTAKSFHCPLEKSLVLEDLKLSGFVMADRLKQLDFQHCQLVLERMAMFHALSVGVHHRYPDLLPNTGVHLLYNDTLPELYKKQLRGMSQTNLTSLIEELEGIDGCKKYADAIRDIAPSHYNKALEFLVPGDKGLNVYNFGDVWINNMMFKYNDDGEVVEVKFIDFQNALFGTYAVDLNYFWWSSANESVRENHREELFEVYRRTLNRTLDEIGCSEHLTKEDFDRQMKSSGPYVVYVLYGILPVVMAQPNDHVEFSNLSSDQFVDAPNRKNLRSLYYRKNILKVLQQLDKCGVLKSNT, from the coding sequence CAATAAATCAACCAAGATGGAGGAGTCCTGGATGACCAGTTCGTTCCTCGCCCAGGTCTTGCAGTCCGTGGAGGAAACCCAAGAGGAAGTGGAAGTGATCAAGGTCCAGTCGTCTTCTGTAGTTCCTTCCGGTGCAAACTACTGTAGTCTGCTGTCCAGAGTCCATGTCAACTACAAATTGGGTCAAGAAAATGTAGTTAAGTCCACATCATTGATCGTGAAAACCCCTCTTGTATCTGGAGAAATGAAGAACTTCCTCGAGAGAGCTGGAGTGTACCGAACGGAATGTGTGGTTTACAACGAGATATTACCAAAAATGTACGAACTTAAAGACTTGAAGTGCACAGCGAAATCCTTCCACTGTCCTCTTGAAAAATCACTAGTGTTGGAGGACCTGAAACTCAGTGGCTTTGTCATGGCGGATCGACTGAAGCAACTAGACTTCCAACACTGCCAGCTTGTGCTGGAGCGGATGGCTATGTTTCACGCTCTATCGGTAGGGGTTCACCACAGATACCCGGATTTACTGCCGAACACCGGTGTCCATCTATTATACAACGACACCTTGCCGGAACTGTACAAGAAGCAGCTGAGAGGTATGAGCCAGACAAATTTGACATCGCTGATCGAAGAATTAGAGGGAATCGATGGCTGCAAAAAGTACGCTGATGCAATTCGTGATATCGCTCCCTCACACTATAATAAGGCGTTGGAGTTCTTGGTACCAGGTGATAAAGGCCTAAACGTTTACAACTTCGGTGATGTCTGGATCAACAACATGATGTTCAAGTACAACGACGACGGTGAGGTAGTCGAAGTCAAGTTCATCGACTTCCAAAACGCTCTGTTCGGCACGTACGCCGTCGACCTGAACTACTTCTGGTGGTCGAGTGCTAACGAGAGTGTGCGGGAAAATCACAGAGAGGAACTGTTCGAGGTTTACCGTCGGACTCTGAACAGGACCCTCGATGAGATCGGATGTTCTGAGCATCTAACAAAGGAAGACTTTGATCGACAGATGAAATCGTCTGGACCTTACGTAGTTTACGTCCTGTACGGTATCCTTCCAGTCGTAATGGCCCAACCCAATGACCACGTAGAATTCAGTAATCTCAGTTCGGATCAGTTTGTGGACGCCCCCAACAGGAAGAACCTACGGAGTCTTTATTACAGGAAAAATATACTGAAAGTATTGCAACAGCTTGATAAGTGTGGAGTGCTAAAGTCAAACACATGA
- the LOC124353222 gene encoding uncharacterized protein LOC124353222 isoform X3 produces MEESWMTSSFLAQVLQSVEETQEEVEVIKVQSSSVVPSGANYCSLLSRVHVNYKLGQENVVKSTSLIVKTPLVSGEMKNFLERAGVYRTECVVYNEILPKMYELKDLKCTAKSFHCPLEKSLVLEDLKLSGFVMADRLKQLDFQHCQLVLERMAMFHALSVGVHHRYPDLLPNTGVHLLYNDTLPELYKKQLRGMSQTNLTSLIEELEGIDGCKKYADAIRDIAPSHYNKALEFLVPGDKGLNVYNFGDVWINNMMFKYNDDGEVVEVKFIDFQNALFGTYAVDLNYFWWSSANESVRENHREELFEVYRRTLNRTLDEIGCSEHLTKEDFDRQMKSSGPYVVYVLYGILPVVMAQPNDHVEFSNLSSDQFVDAPNRKNLRSLYYRKNILKVLQQLDKCGVLKSNT; encoded by the coding sequence ATGGAGGAGTCCTGGATGACCAGTTCGTTCCTCGCCCAGGTCTTGCAGTCCGTGGAGGAAACCCAAGAGGAAGTGGAAGTGATCAAGGTCCAGTCGTCTTCTGTAGTTCCTTCCGGTGCAAACTACTGTAGTCTGCTGTCCAGAGTCCATGTCAACTACAAATTGGGTCAAGAAAATGTAGTTAAGTCCACATCATTGATCGTGAAAACCCCTCTTGTATCTGGAGAAATGAAGAACTTCCTCGAGAGAGCTGGAGTGTACCGAACGGAATGTGTGGTTTACAACGAGATATTACCAAAAATGTACGAACTTAAAGACTTGAAGTGCACAGCGAAATCCTTCCACTGTCCTCTTGAAAAATCACTAGTGTTGGAGGACCTGAAACTCAGTGGCTTTGTCATGGCGGATCGACTGAAGCAACTAGACTTCCAACACTGCCAGCTTGTGCTGGAGCGGATGGCTATGTTTCACGCTCTATCGGTAGGGGTTCACCACAGATACCCGGATTTACTGCCGAACACCGGTGTCCATCTATTATACAACGACACCTTGCCGGAACTGTACAAGAAGCAGCTGAGAGGTATGAGCCAGACAAATTTGACATCGCTGATCGAAGAATTAGAGGGAATCGATGGCTGCAAAAAGTACGCTGATGCAATTCGTGATATCGCTCCCTCACACTATAATAAGGCGTTGGAGTTCTTGGTACCAGGTGATAAAGGCCTAAACGTTTACAACTTCGGTGATGTCTGGATCAACAACATGATGTTCAAGTACAACGACGACGGTGAGGTAGTCGAAGTCAAGTTCATCGACTTCCAAAACGCTCTGTTCGGCACGTACGCCGTCGACCTGAACTACTTCTGGTGGTCGAGTGCTAACGAGAGTGTGCGGGAAAATCACAGAGAGGAACTGTTCGAGGTTTACCGTCGGACTCTGAACAGGACCCTCGATGAGATCGGATGTTCTGAGCATCTAACAAAGGAAGACTTTGATCGACAGATGAAATCGTCTGGACCTTACGTAGTTTACGTCCTGTACGGTATCCTTCCAGTCGTAATGGCCCAACCCAATGACCACGTAGAATTCAGTAATCTCAGTTCGGATCAGTTTGTGGACGCCCCCAACAGGAAGAACCTACGGAGTCTTTATTACAGGAAAAATATACTGAAAGTATTGCAACAGCTTGATAAGTGTGGAGTGCTAAAGTCAAACACATGA